In the genome of Flavobacteriales bacterium, one region contains:
- a CDS encoding tetratricopeptide repeat protein, translated as MDKKSNIRLALVLILGITLTWWGCSTRKNTFVSRQYHNLTSRDNGYFNAREGVKEAVAQMEKNHVDDFTQILNIYVDVDEGQGQTVASEMDKAIKKCSAVIQRHSIMVKNKEYCAWVDDSYFLIGRAQFYKQEFRTALETFEYVAKQYSEEEIKFDALLWMVRCYTELGMYDDGLRIIDMIKNEKGFPKKKKGAFETVYADYYMQQKEYPTAAVHLQKAIALTKRRKTRVRLMYIMAQLLQRDKEYRKAGNMYQQVVKMNPPYDMAFHAKINMARTVGIERDKASASARGGIRKQLEKMLRDDKNIDYFDQIHYALAELSHKEGDEPDALSHLEQSIRTSTNNPTQKGQSYLMVADIRFSQRKYEIAQAYYDSAVAQLPPQYEGYEAALNKKTSLTGLVSSIATIEAEDSLQRIADMDDAARDAFIDDLIEQAVKDEERKKQEKEDRERRTRELLTQNAINQRKGNPNASGGGKWYFYNPTTLASGKAEFRTRWGDRPLEDYWRRSNKSGFGDFSSGSESSDTLQASQKRDLSIGNIRDKKAYLKNIPLTSEARKASDDRIIEAYYQLGIIYKERLQDPDEAIRAFEELNRRYPSNRYRAAACYYLYLIMNDAGNTAAAETNKNIILNDYPDSEYAKLIQNPDYGKAQKVDQEEARKLYEDTYKAYLNSKYEAVMANCDLADSLHKGNPFMPKFSFLYAMSIGKTRGNHDSLFVASLEHVASQYSYDPAGTRAKEILDLMKPKKTTDTLTTKPDSASPASVFKMDMNEVHFFVYVLSGKNNIITKFKEYVSDFNQSQFGLRTFNVSSILLDDARQMVLVKSFDNGKDGMDYFKSVQAHADMFGDDKLKSVKYFTISSINYITIYKQKNIDEYVKFFQENYSN; from the coding sequence GTGGATAAAAAGTCCAACATACGCCTAGCCCTGGTATTGATCCTGGGCATCACCCTGACATGGTGGGGTTGTTCAACCCGCAAAAACACCTTCGTCAGCCGTCAGTATCATAACCTGACCTCACGCGACAACGGATACTTCAATGCACGTGAAGGTGTAAAGGAGGCGGTGGCGCAGATGGAAAAGAACCACGTCGATGATTTCACGCAGATCCTGAATATATATGTAGATGTGGATGAAGGCCAGGGCCAGACGGTTGCTTCGGAGATGGACAAGGCCATCAAGAAATGCTCCGCCGTGATCCAGCGCCACTCCATCATGGTAAAGAACAAGGAATATTGTGCCTGGGTGGATGACAGCTATTTTCTGATCGGAAGGGCACAGTTCTACAAACAGGAATTCCGCACCGCCTTGGAAACATTTGAATATGTGGCCAAGCAATACAGCGAAGAAGAGATCAAGTTTGATGCCCTCCTCTGGATGGTCCGCTGTTACACCGAACTGGGAATGTATGACGACGGCCTCCGCATCATCGACATGATCAAGAATGAAAAAGGATTTCCGAAAAAGAAGAAGGGCGCTTTCGAAACGGTGTATGCCGACTATTATATGCAGCAAAAGGAATACCCCACCGCTGCCGTGCATCTACAGAAAGCGATTGCACTGACAAAGCGCCGCAAAACCAGGGTGCGGTTGATGTACATCATGGCACAGCTGCTACAGCGCGACAAGGAGTACCGGAAAGCCGGCAACATGTACCAGCAGGTGGTGAAAATGAATCCGCCTTATGACATGGCTTTCCATGCAAAGATCAACATGGCCCGAACCGTGGGCATTGAACGCGATAAAGCCAGCGCTTCTGCGAGGGGAGGCATCCGCAAACAATTGGAAAAGATGCTCCGTGACGACAAGAACATCGACTACTTCGACCAGATTCATTATGCCCTCGCGGAGCTTTCCCATAAGGAAGGCGATGAACCCGATGCATTGAGCCACCTGGAGCAATCCATCCGCACGAGCACCAACAACCCTACACAAAAGGGACAGTCTTACCTGATGGTGGCCGACATCCGTTTTTCTCAGCGCAAGTACGAAATCGCACAGGCTTATTATGACAGCGCTGTTGCGCAACTCCCGCCACAATACGAGGGTTACGAAGCAGCACTGAACAAAAAAACCAGTCTGACAGGCCTCGTCAGCAGTATCGCTACCATAGAGGCCGAAGATAGCTTGCAGCGGATTGCCGACATGGACGATGCGGCCAGGGATGCATTCATAGACGACCTGATCGAACAGGCTGTTAAAGACGAAGAACGCAAGAAGCAGGAAAAGGAAGACCGGGAAAGACGGACACGTGAACTGCTTACACAGAACGCGATCAACCAACGCAAGGGCAACCCCAATGCATCCGGGGGAGGCAAGTGGTACTTCTACAACCCTACTACGCTTGCAAGCGGCAAGGCCGAATTCAGGACCCGATGGGGCGATCGACCGTTGGAGGATTACTGGCGGCGTTCCAACAAAAGCGGGTTCGGCGACTTTTCAAGCGGGTCCGAATCATCGGATACATTGCAGGCCAGCCAGAAAAGAGACCTCTCCATCGGTAACATACGCGACAAAAAAGCATACCTGAAAAACATCCCCCTAACGTCAGAGGCAAGAAAGGCATCCGACGATCGCATCATTGAAGCGTACTACCAACTGGGCATCATTTATAAGGAAAGACTTCAGGATCCTGACGAAGCGATCCGGGCTTTTGAAGAATTGAACCGACGCTACCCGAGCAACCGGTACCGCGCTGCAGCCTGCTATTACCTGTATTTGATTATGAATGATGCGGGTAACACTGCGGCAGCAGAAACCAACAAGAACATCATCCTGAACGATTATCCCGATTCCGAATATGCCAAGCTGATCCAGAACCCGGATTACGGCAAAGCGCAAAAGGTAGACCAGGAAGAGGCACGCAAGCTCTACGAAGACACCTACAAAGCCTACCTGAACAGCAAGTATGAAGCGGTGATGGCCAACTGCGATCTCGCCGATTCACTGCACAAGGGAAACCCCTTTATGCCCAAGTTCTCTTTCCTGTATGCAATGTCAATCGGCAAGACCAGGGGTAACCACGACAGCCTGTTTGTGGCCAGCCTGGAACATGTGGCCAGCCAGTATAGCTACGATCCGGCCGGTACACGGGCAAAGGAGATCCTGGACCTGATGAAGCCCAAGAAAACAACAGATACCTTAACCACCAAACCCGATTCGGCCTCCCCTGCTTCCGTTTTCAAAATGGATATGAATGAAGTGCACTTCTTCGTGTATGTGTTATCAGGGAAGAACAACATCATCACCAAGTTCAAGGAATACGTGTCCGACTTCAACCAGTCGCAGTTCGGTCTGCGCACCTTCAACGTGAGCTCGATCCTGTTGGATGACGCCCGTCAGATGGTATTGGTGAAGAGTTTCGACAACGGCAAGGACGGGATGGATTACTTCAAGTCGGTGCAGGCACATGCCGATATGTTCGGCGACGACAAACTTAAGTCGGTGAAGTACTTCACCATCTCTTCCATCAATTATATCACCATCTACAAGCAGAAGAACATCGACGAGTACGTGAAGTTCTTCCAGGAGAATTATTCCAATTGA
- a CDS encoding M23 family metallopeptidase, which translates to MNDSSFEEKLSIRLTPLNVYTLIGASIIVLITLGITLVAFTPLRQYVPGYTTGQLRKQSLLNTISIDSLQDKLRMQEQYLNSLRDVLSGNDSTHVQADGNTPANNTTNYEKLEISKSDAEKALIEKIESEDKYNLAFNEPVQHAGSKVDQLFYCPLKGLITSRFDALQKHFGIDVVAKKDEPVKATLNGKVILATWTSETGYVIALQHKGNLVSFYKHNSVLLKKVGEFVRAGEAIAIVGDSGELTSGPHLHFELWHDGQAINPEDYMVF; encoded by the coding sequence ATGAACGACAGCTCCTTCGAAGAAAAGCTGTCGATCAGACTCACACCCCTGAACGTTTATACCTTGATCGGTGCCAGCATCATCGTACTGATCACCTTGGGGATCACACTTGTTGCATTCACACCCCTTCGCCAATATGTGCCCGGATACACCACCGGACAATTGCGTAAACAATCGCTGTTGAATACCATCAGCATTGATTCGCTCCAGGACAAACTGCGGATGCAGGAACAGTACCTGAACAGCCTGAGGGATGTGTTGAGCGGAAATGACAGCACGCATGTACAGGCTGATGGGAATACCCCGGCCAACAATACCACCAACTACGAAAAACTGGAAATTTCCAAGTCGGACGCCGAAAAGGCACTGATCGAAAAAATAGAATCCGAAGACAAGTACAACCTGGCTTTCAATGAACCTGTTCAACACGCGGGAAGCAAAGTTGACCAGCTGTTCTACTGTCCGCTGAAAGGTTTGATCACAAGCCGGTTTGATGCCCTTCAGAAACACTTCGGGATTGATGTGGTCGCCAAGAAAGACGAGCCTGTGAAGGCCACCCTGAATGGCAAGGTGATATTGGCAACATGGACTTCGGAAACAGGATATGTGATTGCGCTGCAACACAAAGGCAACCTGGTCTCCTTCTATAAGCACAATTCGGTGTTGCTGAAAAAGGTAGGGGAGTTTGTTCGCGCCGGAGAAGCCATCGCCATTGTAGGTGATTCGGGTGAACTGACCAGCGGGCCGCACCTGCATTTCGAGTTGTGGCACGACGGTCAGGCCATCAATCCGGAAGATTACATGGTGTTCTGA
- a CDS encoding GH3 auxin-responsive promoter family protein, translated as MSLKASLSIPFARWIHRQQVTAASHAVEVQQKWLQRLLQNARATHFGKEHDFSHIRDHKTFTQKVPLRDYEALKPWIEKVVAGEPDVLWPGQPIYLSKTSGTTSGTKFIPITKDSIPNHIHTARNALLSYIATTRKAQFVDGKMIFLSGSPELMKKNGILTGRLSGIVNHHVPGYLRSNQLPSYTTNCIDDWETKVDAIVEETMNEDMRLISGIPSWVQMYFEKLLLRTGKETIREVFPNFSLFVYGGVNYAPYRPVFEKAIGGKIDSVELYPASEGFIAFQDVQGEEGLLLNVDNGIYFEFVPLDEYDRPNPTRLSLADVELGVNYALLLSTNAGLWAYSIGDTVKFVSKNPYRLIVTGRIKHFISAFGEHVIGEEVDGAMQIAAREFGAEIIEFSVAPQIKPTTGLPYHEWFIEFAKKPADMDGFRHRVDELMQEKNIYYRDLLEGNILQTLVIREVVKDGFIAYMKSVGKLGGQNKVPRLSNDRQLADGLTPFISPGNVSPV; from the coding sequence ATGAGCCTGAAAGCATCCCTGAGTATCCCCTTCGCCCGATGGATCCACCGTCAACAGGTAACGGCAGCCTCACATGCCGTGGAAGTTCAGCAGAAGTGGTTGCAACGGCTGCTCCAAAACGCCAGGGCCACGCACTTCGGAAAGGAGCATGATTTCTCCCACATCCGGGATCACAAAACGTTTACACAAAAGGTACCCCTGCGGGACTATGAAGCCCTCAAACCGTGGATTGAAAAAGTGGTGGCGGGAGAACCTGATGTACTCTGGCCAGGGCAACCGATTTATCTCAGCAAAACATCAGGCACCACATCGGGTACCAAGTTCATTCCGATTACCAAAGACTCCATCCCCAACCACATACACACCGCCAGAAATGCGCTGTTGAGCTACATTGCCACTACACGCAAGGCACAATTCGTGGACGGGAAAATGATCTTCCTTTCCGGAAGCCCGGAACTGATGAAGAAAAACGGAATTCTGACCGGGCGGTTGTCGGGAATCGTAAACCACCACGTACCCGGCTACCTGCGCTCCAACCAACTGCCATCTTATACCACCAACTGCATAGACGACTGGGAAACCAAAGTGGATGCGATCGTGGAAGAAACCATGAACGAAGACATGCGGTTGATCAGCGGCATTCCCTCATGGGTACAGATGTATTTTGAAAAATTGCTGCTGCGTACCGGTAAGGAAACCATCCGGGAGGTTTTCCCCAATTTTTCACTTTTCGTCTATGGCGGCGTTAACTATGCGCCCTACCGGCCGGTGTTTGAAAAAGCCATTGGGGGTAAGATCGATTCGGTTGAACTGTACCCCGCATCCGAAGGCTTCATCGCATTCCAGGATGTACAGGGTGAAGAAGGCCTGCTGCTGAATGTGGACAACGGTATTTACTTCGAGTTTGTTCCGCTGGATGAATATGACCGCCCAAACCCTACACGTCTTTCACTCGCCGATGTGGAACTGGGCGTGAACTATGCGTTACTCCTCAGTACAAACGCAGGTCTGTGGGCATACAGCATCGGCGACACCGTGAAGTTTGTTTCCAAAAATCCCTACAGGCTGATCGTCACCGGACGCATCAAACACTTCATCTCCGCATTCGGAGAACACGTGATCGGCGAAGAAGTGGATGGCGCCATGCAAATCGCAGCACGAGAATTCGGTGCGGAGATCATTGAATTTTCCGTTGCACCCCAGATCAAACCAACGACCGGTCTGCCCTACCATGAATGGTTCATCGAGTTTGCGAAAAAGCCTGCCGACATGGATGGGTTCAGGCATCGCGTGGATGAACTGATGCAGGAAAAGAACATCTACTACCGGGATCTGCTGGAAGGCAACATCCTACAGACCCTGGTGATCCGGGAGGTCGTGAAAGACGGTTTCATCGCCTACATGAAATCGGTCGGAAAGCTGGGTGGTCAGAACAAAGTACCCCGGTTGTCCAACGACCGCCAACTCGCCGATGGGCTCACACCGTTCATTTCCCCGGGAAATGTTTCTCCTGTTTAA
- a CDS encoding 1-deoxy-D-xylulose-5-phosphate reductoisomerase, with protein MTLPEKRRLALLGSTGSIGRQALEVVAEQSDSFEVEVLTAQNNADLLIEQAMAFRPNAVVIGNKDAYDKVRSALASHDVKVYAGPDALEQVVEMESIDLVLTALVGAAGLTPTLKAIEAGKAIALANKETLVVAGELVTQKAKETGVNIYPVDSEHSAIFQCLAGEFHNPVEKIILTASGGPFRGMKTEALHNITREQALAHPNWTMGNKITIDSATLMNKGLEVIEARWLFGLQPDQIEVVVHPQSIIHSMVQFTDGSIKAQMGLPDMKLPIQYALAYPYRLPNTFPRFDFTAYPTLHFEQPDRTSFPCLQLAYDAMKKGGNAPCVMNAANEVAVEAFLQNRIGFTDIPNVVEQCLSGMHFIPKPHLNDYLETDLETRNVAREHVTVSR; from the coding sequence ATGACGCTCCCGGAAAAAAGACGACTGGCCCTATTGGGTTCAACAGGATCCATCGGCAGGCAGGCGCTTGAAGTGGTGGCGGAGCAATCCGACAGCTTTGAAGTGGAAGTGCTCACGGCACAAAACAACGCCGACCTGCTGATCGAACAGGCCATGGCGTTTCGTCCGAATGCCGTGGTCATCGGGAATAAGGATGCATATGACAAAGTGCGTTCGGCCCTGGCATCTCATGACGTGAAAGTGTATGCCGGACCCGATGCGCTGGAGCAGGTGGTGGAGATGGAAAGCATCGACCTTGTGCTGACCGCCCTGGTGGGTGCCGCCGGACTCACACCCACCCTGAAAGCCATCGAAGCCGGGAAAGCCATCGCACTGGCCAACAAGGAAACACTGGTGGTGGCGGGAGAGCTGGTCACCCAAAAGGCAAAAGAAACCGGTGTGAACATCTACCCGGTGGATTCGGAACATTCGGCCATCTTCCAGTGCCTCGCCGGAGAATTTCACAACCCGGTGGAGAAGATCATCCTCACAGCCTCCGGCGGTCCGTTCAGGGGCATGAAAACAGAAGCCCTTCACAACATCACGCGTGAACAGGCGCTGGCCCATCCCAACTGGACCATGGGAAACAAAATCACCATTGATTCTGCTACCCTGATGAACAAAGGATTGGAAGTGATCGAAGCCCGCTGGCTCTTCGGCCTGCAACCCGACCAGATCGAGGTGGTGGTGCACCCGCAAAGCATCATCCATTCCATGGTGCAATTCACCGACGGCTCCATCAAGGCCCAGATGGGTTTGCCGGATATGAAGCTGCCCATTCAATATGCGCTGGCATACCCGTACCGGTTACCGAACACATTCCCGCGTTTCGATTTTACCGCCTATCCCACCTTACATTTCGAACAACCCGACCGGACGTCATTCCCTTGCCTGCAACTGGCATACGATGCGATGAAAAAAGGCGGAAATGCACCGTGCGTGATGAACGCCGCCAATGAAGTGGCTGTTGAGGCATTCCTTCAAAACCGGATCGGCTTCACAGACATTCCGAATGTGGTAGAGCAATGCCTGTCAGGCATGCATTTCATACCCAAACCCCACCTGAACGATTACCTGGAAACCGACCTGGAAACGCGGAATGTCGCCAGGGAGCATGTTACGGTCAGCCGCTAA
- a CDS encoding cobalamin B12-binding domain-containing protein, producing the protein MKRPIRVLIAKVGLDGHDRGAKVIASFLRDAGMEVIYSGLRQTPEKVVNAALQEDVDAIGISILSGAHMTVFPKVLDLMKEKGMNDVLLTGGGIIPEQDIRKLSEMGVGKLFGAGTETGEIVHYIQEWVQEHKHI; encoded by the coding sequence ATGAAGCGACCCATCCGAGTGTTGATAGCGAAAGTGGGCCTGGACGGCCACGACCGCGGCGCCAAAGTGATCGCATCGTTTTTGCGCGACGCCGGCATGGAGGTGATCTATTCGGGCCTGAGACAAACCCCGGAAAAGGTGGTGAATGCGGCGCTTCAGGAAGATGTGGATGCCATCGGGATCAGCATCCTTTCAGGTGCACACATGACTGTATTTCCCAAGGTACTGGACCTGATGAAAGAAAAAGGCATGAACGATGTGCTGCTTACGGGCGGAGGCATCATTCCCGAACAGGACATCCGGAAGCTATCCGAAATGGGCGTAGGCAAACTGTTCGGCGCGGGAACGGAAACAGGAGAGATCGTCCACTACATTCAGGAATGGGTTCAGGAACACAAACACATTTGA
- a CDS encoding enoyl-CoA hydratase/isomerase family protein has translation MESVAYQNLLAEVKAGILTITINRPDKMNALNRATLDEIKTAILEASDDPEVKGIIITGAGEKAFVAGADIKEFLDISVAEGKAFAASGQTIFKMIEHCPKPVIAAVNGFALGGGCELAMACHLRVASENARFGQPEVNLGLIPGYGGTQRLIQYVGKSKATELLMTGDMIPAQQALELGLVNYVTPADQLIVKCEEILGKILSKSPVAVKGIIRCVDAYFKDGEDGFATEVEEFGQCFGTEDFKEGTSAFLEKRTPAFPGK, from the coding sequence ATGGAAAGTGTCGCATATCAAAACTTATTGGCGGAGGTAAAGGCCGGCATCCTCACCATCACCATCAACCGGCCCGACAAAATGAACGCGCTCAACCGCGCCACCCTGGATGAGATCAAAACCGCCATCCTGGAGGCCAGCGACGATCCCGAAGTGAAAGGGATCATCATCACCGGAGCCGGTGAAAAAGCCTTTGTTGCCGGAGCCGACATCAAGGAATTCCTGGATATTTCAGTGGCCGAAGGAAAGGCCTTCGCAGCCAGCGGGCAGACCATTTTTAAAATGATCGAGCATTGTCCGAAACCGGTCATCGCTGCGGTCAACGGATTCGCACTGGGCGGAGGTTGTGAGTTGGCAATGGCATGTCACCTGCGGGTGGCCAGCGAAAATGCCCGTTTCGGACAACCGGAAGTGAACCTCGGTCTGATCCCCGGCTACGGCGGTACCCAACGACTCATCCAGTATGTTGGCAAATCAAAAGCCACCGAATTGCTGATGACAGGTGATATGATTCCGGCACAACAGGCCCTCGAACTCGGACTGGTGAATTACGTCACACCTGCCGATCAACTGATTGTGAAATGTGAAGAGATCCTGGGCAAAATCCTGTCCAAATCACCGGTGGCTGTGAAAGGCATCATTCGTTGTGTAGATGCTTATTTTAAAGATGGCGAAGACGGGTTTGCAACGGAAGTGGAAGAATTCGGACAATGTTTCGGTACAGAAGATTTCAAAGAGGGCACATCCGCCTTTCTTGAAAAAAGAACCCCGGCGTTTCCGGGTAAATAA
- a CDS encoding acylphosphatase — protein sequence MYKHLHIKVKGKVQGVYYRKSAQEAAQRFGIRGYVRNESDGDVRIEAEGDDMQLDQFVTWCRKGPERAEVGRLEISEDPRVRNFSSFEIIR from the coding sequence ATGTACAAACATCTTCACATCAAGGTCAAAGGCAAGGTACAAGGCGTATACTACCGCAAGTCGGCCCAGGAAGCCGCGCAACGATTCGGGATACGCGGATATGTGCGCAATGAAAGCGACGGTGACGTGAGGATTGAGGCTGAAGGGGATGACATGCAACTGGACCAATTCGTGACGTGGTGCAGAAAGGGCCCCGAAAGGGCAGAGGTGGGACGCCTGGAAATATCCGAAGATCCCAGGGTCAGAAACTTTTCTTCGTTTGAAATCATCCGTTGA
- a CDS encoding polysaccharide biosynthesis C-terminal domain-containing protein encodes MNQIKKLAGQTAIYGLSSILGRVLNYLLVPLYTREYLKTEYGVVIEMYAYVALLIIILTYGMETAYFRFAQTENDQKKVFSTAMGSLLLSSLIFLGLAIGFAGPVASLLDYPENKEYVVWFAMIVAFDAITSIPFAKLRQENKATAFATIKLINIAVYIGLNLLMILAAPYIFRSDLGMQGGLMDLRPGIGYIFIANLISSGVTLVLVLPVMAKMKLRVDWHLWKRMIGYALPLLVMGVAGSINETMDRPLLKYLLPGSLEERLAEVGVYGACYKISILISLFIQAFRYAAEPFFFSHAKTTNSRQTYADVMTYFSAVCGLIFVAIMVNMSAVKYFIGPRFHVGLQVVPILLIANIFLGFFYNLSVWYKLEEKTLYGARIAILGALITLVVNWYGIPRYGYMASAWATLACYATMAIVSYAEGRKYFPVPYELTKILGYIGLALGLYGVHLCLPENTNFLGHLANTFLIFVYILVVAFTNKSLRRYLPGKA; translated from the coding sequence TTGAATCAGATCAAAAAACTGGCCGGACAAACCGCAATCTACGGTTTGAGTAGCATCCTGGGAAGGGTGCTGAACTACCTGCTCGTTCCCCTGTATACCCGTGAATACCTGAAAACCGAATACGGTGTGGTGATCGAAATGTACGCCTATGTGGCCCTGCTGATCATCATCCTCACCTATGGCATGGAAACCGCCTATTTCCGGTTTGCCCAAACAGAAAATGATCAGAAGAAGGTGTTCTCAACCGCCATGGGGTCATTGCTTCTCAGTTCCCTGATCTTTCTCGGACTCGCCATCGGGTTCGCCGGGCCGGTTGCCTCATTACTCGATTATCCCGAGAACAAGGAATATGTGGTGTGGTTTGCTATGATCGTTGCGTTTGATGCGATCACATCCATCCCGTTTGCCAAGCTTCGACAGGAAAACAAAGCCACGGCATTTGCCACCATCAAACTCATTAACATCGCAGTGTACATCGGCCTCAACCTGCTGATGATCCTTGCCGCACCCTACATTTTCCGAAGCGACCTGGGCATGCAAGGCGGACTCATGGACCTCCGGCCCGGTATCGGGTACATCTTCATCGCCAACCTGATCTCCAGCGGGGTAACGCTTGTGCTGGTGTTACCGGTGATGGCCAAAATGAAGTTGCGGGTCGATTGGCACCTGTGGAAGCGCATGATCGGCTATGCATTGCCGCTGCTTGTTATGGGTGTGGCAGGCTCGATCAATGAAACCATGGACCGCCCCCTGCTGAAATATCTGCTTCCCGGAAGCCTCGAAGAACGCCTGGCAGAAGTGGGTGTTTACGGTGCCTGTTACAAGATATCCATCCTGATCAGCCTGTTCATCCAGGCCTTCCGGTACGCCGCCGAACCTTTTTTCTTTTCCCATGCCAAAACCACCAACTCCAGGCAAACCTATGCCGATGTAATGACCTACTTCTCGGCCGTTTGTGGTCTGATATTCGTTGCCATTATGGTGAACATGTCAGCGGTTAAATACTTTATCGGACCCCGGTTTCATGTCGGTTTGCAGGTCGTACCCATTCTGTTGATCGCCAATATTTTTCTTGGTTTCTTTTACAACCTTTCGGTCTGGTACAAGCTTGAGGAAAAAACCCTATACGGAGCACGTATTGCCATACTGGGTGCCCTGATCACCCTTGTTGTGAACTGGTACGGGATTCCCAGGTACGGATACATGGCTTCGGCATGGGCTACGCTGGCCTGCTATGCCACAATGGCCATTGTCTCCTACGCGGAAGGACGGAAATACTTCCCCGTACCTTATGAACTAACAAAAATACTGGGGTATATAGGGTTGGCACTCGGACTTTACGGAGTGCATCTCTGCCTTCCTGAAAACACCAACTTTTTGGGCCACCTTGCCAATACATTCCTTATCTTCGTGTATATTTTGGTGGTCGCTTTCACCAACAAATCCTTGCGCAGGTATCTGCCCGGAAAAGCTTAA
- the dut gene encoding dUTP diphosphatase, protein MEVKIINRSKHPLPEYETKGSAGLDLRANLDQPVELDSLERALIPTGLFIELPLGFEAQVRPRSGLAIKKGVTLLNSPGTIDADYRGEVGVILVNLSKEKFVVHDGERIAQLVIARHEQVTWKTVEILEETERGAGGFGHTGRQ, encoded by the coding sequence ATGGAAGTAAAAATCATCAACCGCTCGAAGCATCCGTTGCCGGAGTATGAAACGAAAGGATCCGCAGGGCTGGATCTAAGGGCCAACCTGGATCAACCCGTTGAGTTGGATTCGCTGGAAAGAGCCCTGATCCCGACCGGTTTGTTCATTGAACTGCCGCTGGGATTCGAAGCACAGGTGAGGCCCAGGAGCGGACTTGCCATCAAGAAAGGTGTGACCTTGTTGAATTCACCCGGAACCATCGATGCAGATTACCGCGGTGAAGTGGGTGTGATCCTCGTCAATTTGTCAAAAGAAAAGTTTGTGGTGCATGATGGCGAACGAATCGCTCAGCTTGTGATCGCACGACACGAACAGGTTACCTGGAAAACGGTGGAAATACTGGAAGAGACAGAACGCGGTGCCGGTGGCTTTGGTCATACCGGACGCCAATAA
- a CDS encoding NTP transferase domain-containing protein — protein sequence MRIVIPMAGMGKRMRPHTLTVPKPLLPVAGKPIVQWLVEDLVAMCHEKVEEVAFVIGDFGKDVENALVAIAEKHGAKGTIHYQEEALGTGHAILCAEPALKDKVIVAFADTLFMSDFDLDESKDGVIWVHKVEDPRPFGVVKLSDKGLITDFVEKPETFVSDLAIIGIYYFKDGERLRQELQYLIDNNVRDKGEYQLTSALENMRAKGAAFAPGRVSQWLDCGNKDATVDTNKSMLERFKDSALVSEDVQVENGLILAPSYVGKGVVIRNSIVGPHASIGDQTVLEDVVIRDSIVQQNSRIRGLVIEHSMIGNHVSLDQPPADMSVGDYTTVKSKG from the coding sequence ATGAGAATTGTAATCCCCATGGCGGGCATGGGAAAGAGGATGCGCCCGCATACGCTTACGGTTCCAAAACCCCTGTTGCCTGTTGCAGGCAAGCCCATCGTACAATGGTTGGTGGAAGACCTGGTGGCCATGTGCCATGAGAAAGTAGAAGAAGTCGCTTTCGTAATTGGTGATTTCGGAAAGGATGTGGAAAACGCGTTGGTGGCCATTGCCGAAAAACACGGCGCCAAAGGTACCATCCATTACCAGGAGGAAGCACTCGGCACCGGGCACGCCATCCTGTGCGCCGAACCGGCCCTGAAAGACAAAGTCATCGTTGCCTTCGCCGATACGTTGTTCATGTCGGATTTTGACCTGGATGAATCCAAAGACGGCGTGATCTGGGTACACAAAGTGGAAGACCCACGTCCGTTCGGCGTGGTGAAACTAAGTGACAAAGGCCTCATCACCGATTTTGTTGAAAAACCCGAGACATTCGTTTCAGACCTTGCCATTATAGGCATCTATTATTTCAAGGATGGAGAACGTCTTCGCCAGGAGTTGCAATACCTGATAGATAACAATGTACGTGACAAGGGCGAGTATCAACTCACAAGTGCCCTTGAAAACATGCGGGCCAAAGGCGCTGCATTTGCACCGGGGCGCGTGAGTCAATGGCTCGACTGTGGCAACAAGGATGCCACCGTTGACACCAACAAGAGCATGCTCGAACGGTTCAAGGATTCGGCACTGGTGAGTGAAGATGTTCAGGTGGAAAACGGACTGATTCTCGCTCCCAGTTATGTCGGTAAAGGCGTGGTGATACGCAATTCCATTGTAGGGCCCCATGCCTCCATCGGTGATCAAACCGTGCTGGAGGATGTGGTCATCCGGGATTCCATTGTGCAACAAAACAGCCGCATCAGGGGTTTGGTTATTGAACATTCAATGATCGGCAATCATGTTTCATTGGATCAACCACCGGCAGACATGAGTGTCGGAGATTACACAACCGTTAAATCCAAAGGATGA